A DNA window from Moorella thermoacetica contains the following coding sequences:
- a CDS encoding ATP-grasp domain-containing protein gives MNILFTSAGRRVELIKLFQEVQEVDRVIAVDIGNTAPTLYCADKGFVIPKEGSDNYLDVLLEICRKYNIHMIIPLFDLELPFLSKLKETFHKEGVVVLISSPHVIEICLDKLQTAKFFNEHQIPTPLTYTPEDFLSRDIQGFDGQFIVKPRFGSSGKGVNKCNTKEEINYFIRQNETYIIQEFIRGYEVTLDVLCDFKGNCISIVPRKRLKVRGGEVERAVTIEAPNLLKITQEIVSKLNAVGPINIQCFITEQGPVFTEINPRFGGGYPLSYHAGADFPKMIVKMALGEKIAPRIGIYRRNLYMLRYDTAIYKGEDELIDQSCYL, from the coding sequence ATGAATATCTTATTTACATCGGCAGGTCGTAGAGTTGAATTGATAAAATTATTTCAGGAAGTACAAGAAGTAGATCGAGTTATAGCAGTAGATATAGGCAATACTGCTCCAACTCTATATTGCGCAGACAAAGGTTTTGTTATCCCCAAAGAAGGTTCCGATAATTATCTTGATGTACTGCTGGAAATATGCCGTAAATATAATATACACATGATTATACCGCTCTTTGATTTGGAGCTTCCTTTTCTTTCAAAACTGAAGGAAACTTTTCATAAAGAAGGAGTTGTTGTTTTAATCTCCTCACCTCACGTAATCGAAATTTGTTTAGATAAACTTCAAACTGCAAAATTTTTTAATGAACACCAGATACCTACTCCTTTAACATATACACCAGAAGATTTTTTATCAAGGGACATACAAGGTTTCGATGGTCAATTTATTGTTAAACCCCGTTTTGGATCTTCCGGTAAAGGTGTAAACAAATGTAATACCAAAGAAGAAATTAATTATTTTATAAGACAAAATGAGACATATATTATTCAAGAATTTATTAGGGGTTATGAAGTTACCCTAGATGTTTTATGTGATTTTAAAGGTAATTGCATTTCGATCGTTCCGCGAAAACGTCTTAAAGTACGTGGAGGAGAAGTAGAAAGAGCAGTAACTATTGAAGCACCAAATCTTTTAAAAATAACCCAGGAAATTGTCTCTAAATTAAACGCAGTAGGGCCTATAAACATTCAATGCTTTATTACTGAACAAGGACCTGTTTTTACAGAGATTAACCCAAGATTTGGTGGCGGATACCCCCTTTCCTATCATGCTGGTGCGGATTTTCCTAAAATGATTGTTAAAATGGCCTTAGGAGAAAAGATTGCTCCACGAATTGGAATTTATAGGAGAAATTTATATATGCTAAGATATGATACGGCAATTTATAAAGGAGAGGATGAATTGATTGATCAAAGTTGCTATCTTTGA
- a CDS encoding HAD family hydrolase, translating to MIKVAIFDLDDTLYNELDFVKSGYLAVAREISRYVGMKTEDIYLDIWALYYENKEFVFDRLLKLYGINNQYSPEMLLHLYRNHKSNIKLFRDAQYIIKVLKNKGISLAIITDGNYVSQENKIRSLNLASYFDLIVYTDKFGKEYWKPHPRAYKLVLDYFKVKSYEACYIGDNPIKDFIAPNKLGMQTYQIIRSSGLYSKFTPPNEGKPNKVIYSLEELEELIL from the coding sequence TTGATCAAAGTTGCTATCTTTGATTTAGATGATACCTTATATAATGAATTGGATTTTGTAAAAAGTGGTTATTTAGCTGTTGCGCGAGAAATTTCACGATACGTTGGAATGAAAACAGAGGATATTTATCTCGACATATGGGCGTTATATTATGAGAACAAGGAGTTTGTTTTTGATCGTTTATTAAAACTTTATGGTATAAACAATCAATACAGCCCTGAAATGCTATTACATTTATATAGAAATCATAAATCTAATATTAAGCTTTTCAGAGATGCCCAGTACATCATTAAAGTTTTAAAAAACAAGGGTATATCTTTGGCGATAATTACGGATGGTAATTATGTGAGTCAAGAGAATAAGATAAGGAGCCTAAACCTAGCAAGCTATTTTGATTTAATCGTTTATACTGATAAATTTGGGAAAGAATATTGGAAGCCACATCCACGAGCTTATAAATTAGTTCTCGATTACTTTAAAGTAAAATCCTACGAAGCCTGCTACATTGGTGACAACCCGATAAAGGATTTTATTGCTCCCAATAAACTTGGGATGCAAACATACCAGATTATTAGGAGTAGTGGACTATATTCAAAGTTTACGCCGCCTAACGAAGGCAAACCTAATAAAGTCATATATTCTCTTGAGGAATTAGAGGAGTTAATACTATAA
- a CDS encoding LegC family aminotransferase, producing MQEIKIPLDWPNISELERDYILKALASGYVSSAGPLVREFEQRFAAYLGIRHAVAVVNGTAGLHLALKLLGIGPGDEVIVPALTFIATVNPVVYAGARPVVVDVDPWTWNIDPAAIEKTITKHTRAIIPVHLYGNPADMDAILGLAREYGLYVIEDATEALGSTYKGKKAGTFGHIGVFSFNGNKIITTGGGGMLVTEDPELARRARILVNQGREPGETEYEHKEIGFNYRLTNLQAALGLAQLERLPEFLATKRRNAAIYRRDLYNVSGISWQQELPGAESNWWLFSILVDKKKYGLDKLELMQYLRKEGIQIRPLFKPLNWQQCYRAYNFNHCPIAEALYMSGLNLPSASSLREKDIMYVIRSIKI from the coding sequence ATGCAGGAAATTAAGATACCGTTGGACTGGCCTAATATCAGTGAGTTAGAGCGTGATTATATCTTAAAAGCTTTAGCAAGCGGCTATGTCTCTTCAGCAGGACCGCTGGTAAGGGAGTTTGAGCAGCGATTTGCCGCTTATTTAGGTATCAGACACGCAGTAGCGGTGGTAAACGGCACGGCCGGCCTGCACCTGGCCTTGAAATTATTGGGGATCGGACCTGGGGACGAAGTTATTGTGCCCGCCCTTACCTTCATTGCCACGGTAAATCCGGTCGTATACGCTGGGGCCAGGCCGGTAGTGGTCGACGTTGATCCCTGGACGTGGAACATCGATCCTGCCGCGATAGAAAAAACCATTACCAAGCATACACGAGCGATTATACCGGTTCACCTCTACGGCAACCCGGCCGATATGGATGCCATCCTGGGATTGGCCCGGGAGTACGGGCTGTACGTCATCGAAGATGCAACCGAAGCTTTAGGTTCAACTTACAAAGGAAAGAAAGCAGGTACCTTCGGGCATATAGGCGTTTTTAGCTTCAACGGCAATAAAATTATCACTACCGGCGGCGGGGGGATGCTGGTAACAGAGGACCCGGAACTGGCTCGCAGAGCCAGAATCCTGGTCAACCAGGGCAGGGAACCTGGGGAAACCGAGTATGAGCATAAGGAGATAGGCTTCAATTACCGGTTGACCAACCTCCAGGCGGCCCTGGGCCTGGCGCAGCTGGAACGCCTGCCGGAATTTTTGGCGACTAAAAGGCGCAATGCGGCGATTTATCGCCGGGATCTATATAATGTTTCAGGAATTAGCTGGCAACAAGAATTACCTGGGGCAGAGAGCAATTGGTGGTTATTCTCAATTTTAGTTGACAAGAAAAAGTATGGCTTGGATAAGCTAGAGCTTATGCAATACCTGAGGAAAGAGGGTATCCAGATCAGGCCGTTATTTAAGCCTCTTAACTGGCAGCAGTGCTATAGAGCATACAATTTTAATCATTGCCCAATAGCAGAAGCATTATATATGTCAGGGTTAAACTTACCCAGTGCTAGTTCTTTAAGAGAGAAAGATATAATGTATGTAATAAGGAGTATAAAAATATGA